TTTTTACGCCAGTGACAATCTCCACCCGTTGCAAACATTGCTTCTCTGGTTTCTGATACCAGCACGGTGTAGAGATTTGCCATTTTCTTCATCATTTCAAAACGTTTCAGATAAAATGTCTTGAATTTCTCCCAGGCTGTTGGTGATTTGGCAATCTCGCCTTGAAGTATCAGAAAAAAGTCATCCTTTTCTCTGCTGATAATGGCTTGAAAAATTTCTTCTTTACTTTTAAAATAATAATAAAGCGTGCTTTTCCCTTTCCCCGCATCCTTGGCAATATCTTCCATGGTTGTTTTATTCAACCCATACCTGAGAAAAAGTTTGTTAGCCCCTTCCAGAATTTTTGCCTTAATTATTTCATCTTTATTTAACATTG
The nucleotide sequence above comes from Dyadobacter subterraneus. Encoded proteins:
- a CDS encoding TetR/AcrR family transcriptional regulator, producing the protein MLNKDEIIKAKILEGANKLFLRYGLNKTTMEDIAKDAGKGKSTLYYYFKSKEEIFQAIISREKDDFFLILQGEIAKSPTAWEKFKTFYLKRFEMMKKMANLYTVLVSETREAMFATGGDCHWRKKYDEKEIVILKSILEYGMISGEFRILSDTELNRLAFVLTSAQRSIEFDLIMYDKLDEMHDYLNLLMQLVMNGLKK